In a genomic window of Sarcophilus harrisii chromosome 4, mSarHar1.11, whole genome shotgun sequence:
- the SPATA46 gene encoding spermatogenesis-associated protein 46 isoform X2, translating to MENFSLLSISGPRISSSAMNTFPDITSSRATSLPDISKTPGPGEVPTPAQVLPPQYQCSALRHGVHNTVFSADCALGDTPNTEQLRRNCTIYRPWFSPYSYFVCTDKESHLDTYSFPEVQRDEGREGRGDTGQPEDMAESICSSSSSLENACPRETTKKPRPGLDSKDYITSQDILTASKWHPAQQNGYKCVACCRMYPTLHSLKSHIKGGFKEGFSCKVYYRKLKTLWGKEQKARPGDRVSTSSCQTFK from the exons ATGGAGAACTTCTCTCTCCTTAGCATTTCAGGACCACGGATCTCTTCCTCTGCCATGAATACTTTTCCTGATATTACATCCTCTCGCGCAACCAGCTTACCAG ACATCTCAAAGACTCCTGGACCTGGTGAGGTGCCCACCCCTGCTCAGGTCCTGCCACCCCAGTACCAATGCAGTGCTCTCCGGCATGGGGTACATAACACGGTGTTCTCAGCAG ACTGTGCCTTGGGGGACACACCAAACACTGAACAGCTGAGGCGGAATTGTACCATCTACCGGCCCTGGTTCTCCCCTTATAGCTACTTTGTGTGCACAGATAAAGAAAGTCACTTGGACACCTACAGCTTCCCAGAGGTACAACGGGATGAGGGCAGGGAGGGCAGGGGGGACACTGGCCAGCCTGAGGATATGGCCGAGAGCatctgctcttcctcctcctccctggaGAACGCCTGTCCCCGGGAAACCACCAAGAAACCCAGACCCGGCCTGGACTCCAAGGACTACATCACATCCCAAGACATCCTGACAGCTTCCAAGTGGCACCCCGCCCAGCAGAATGGCTACAAATGTGTGGCATGCTGCCGCATGTACCCCACGCTGCACTCGCTGAAAAGTCACATCAAAGGAGGGTTCAAGGAAGGCTTCAGCTGCAAGGTGTACTACCGAAAACTCAAAACTCTCTGGGGAAAGGAGCAGAAGGCACGGCCAGGGGACAGGGTCTCCACCAGCAGCTGCCAGACTTTCAAGTAG